One part of the Olleya sp. YS genome encodes these proteins:
- a CDS encoding bifunctional GNAT family N-acetyltransferase/carbon-nitrogen hydrolase family protein: MEDQKIENIELKYLTVSDYEELKSATLESYGGVLNTYWKKHHIERLTSIFPKGQVVIKIDGNIAGCALSLIVNYDKIEDNHTYADIIEGDDFKNHDPNGDVLYGIDVFIKPEYRGLRLGRRLYDYRKEVCEELNLKGIVFGGRMPNFHKYQDQLSPKEYIEKVKRKEIHDPVLNFQISNDFHPLRVIKGYLEGDTASNEYAVLMEWDNIYYTKQSKKASTVKTVVRLGLIQWQMRTYHSLEELMQQVEYFVDSVAAYRSDFALFPEFFNAPLMAKFNHLHEPDAIRELANYTKEIVEKMQQLSISYNINIITGSMPEVIDNKLYNVGYLCRRDGSLERYEKIHVTPDEAKVWGMQKGNKLQTFQTDAGKIGILICYDSEFPELSRLLSDEGMDILFVPFLTDTQNGYSRVRLCAQARAIENECYVAIAGSVGNLPNVNNMDIQYAQSAVFTPCDFSFPSNGIKAEATTNTEMILVADVDLSLLRELHTFGAVKNLKDRRKDFYDVIRVNKK; this comes from the coding sequence ATGGAAGACCAGAAAATTGAAAATATCGAATTAAAATACTTAACCGTAAGTGATTATGAAGAGCTAAAATCGGCAACTTTAGAGTCTTATGGTGGTGTGCTTAATACGTATTGGAAAAAGCATCACATAGAGCGTTTAACCTCTATTTTCCCAAAAGGTCAAGTGGTGATTAAAATTGATGGTAATATCGCAGGATGCGCCTTGTCTTTAATCGTCAATTACGACAAGATAGAAGATAATCATACTTATGCAGATATTATAGAAGGTGACGATTTTAAAAATCACGATCCTAATGGTGATGTGTTATATGGTATAGATGTGTTTATCAAACCAGAATACAGAGGATTAAGATTGGGTAGACGTCTTTATGATTACAGAAAAGAAGTTTGCGAAGAATTAAACTTAAAAGGTATTGTTTTTGGTGGTAGAATGCCAAATTTTCATAAATATCAAGACCAATTATCGCCTAAAGAATACATAGAAAAAGTTAAGCGCAAAGAAATCCATGATCCTGTATTAAATTTTCAAATCTCTAACGACTTTCACCCTTTAAGAGTTATAAAAGGCTATTTGGAAGGTGATACAGCGTCTAACGAGTATGCTGTGTTAATGGAATGGGATAATATTTATTATACTAAGCAAAGTAAAAAAGCAAGCACTGTAAAAACAGTAGTGCGCTTAGGTCTTATACAGTGGCAAATGCGAACGTATCATAGCTTAGAAGAGTTAATGCAACAGGTCGAGTATTTTGTAGATAGTGTTGCTGCCTATCGTTCAGACTTTGCGTTGTTTCCAGAGTTTTTTAATGCGCCTCTAATGGCTAAGTTTAACCATTTGCATGAGCCAGATGCGATTAGGGAATTAGCAAATTATACCAAGGAGATTGTCGAAAAAATGCAACAATTATCCATATCATACAACATTAATATTATTACTGGAAGTATGCCAGAAGTCATTGATAATAAGTTGTATAATGTTGGCTATTTATGTCGCAGAGATGGTAGTTTAGAGCGTTATGAAAAAATCCATGTTACTCCAGACGAAGCTAAAGTTTGGGGTATGCAAAAAGGTAATAAACTACAAACCTTCCAAACAGATGCAGGTAAAATAGGGATTTTAATCTGTTATGATTCCGAGTTTCCAGAACTCTCTCGTTTATTATCAGACGAAGGGATGGACATCCTGTTTGTTCCATTTTTAACAGACACACAAAATGGCTACTCTCGTGTGCGTTTATGTGCACAAGCTAGAGCTATAGAAAACGAATGTTATGTGGCTATTGCAGGAAGCGTTGGTAACTTACCAAACGTAAATAATATGGACATCCAATACGCACAATCTGCTGTGTTTACACCTTGCGATTTTTCGTTTCCAAGTAATGGAATAAAAGCAGAAGCGACCACAAATACCGAAATGATTTTAGTAGCAGACGTAGATTTAAGTTTATTACGCGAGTTACATACATTTGGAGCAGTTAAAAACTTAAAAGACCGAAGAAAAGATTTTTACGATGTTATTAGAGTAAATAAAAAATAA
- a CDS encoding deoxyhypusine synthase family protein, protein MSTKGPISQFIQHHYLHFNAAALVDAAKGYEAQLDKGAKMLVSLAGAMSTAELGKSFAEMIRQDKVHIISCTGANLEEDIMNLVAHSHYKRVPNYRDLTPQEEWDLLEKGLNRVTDTCIPEEEAFRRLQQHIEKIWKDAEAKGERYLPHEYMYKMLLSGVLEQYYEIDLKDSWMYAAAEKNLPIVCPGWEDSTMGNIFASYVLKGELKASTMKSGIEYMTFLADWYTENSAKGIGFFQIGGGIAGDFPICVVPMLYQDMERTDTPFWSYFCQISDSTTSYGSYSGAVPNEKITWGKLDIDTPKFIVESDATIVAPLIFAYILGL, encoded by the coding sequence ATGAGTACTAAAGGCCCAATTTCTCAATTTATACAACATCATTATTTACACTTTAATGCAGCAGCTTTAGTAGATGCAGCTAAAGGGTATGAAGCGCAATTAGATAAAGGTGCTAAAATGTTAGTGTCACTTGCAGGTGCTATGAGTACTGCGGAACTTGGTAAAAGTTTTGCAGAAATGATTCGACAAGATAAAGTACATATTATTTCGTGTACTGGAGCAAACTTAGAGGAAGATATCATGAATTTAGTGGCGCATTCGCACTACAAGCGTGTACCAAACTATCGTGATTTAACACCTCAAGAAGAATGGGACTTATTAGAAAAAGGACTAAATCGTGTGACAGATACGTGTATTCCAGAAGAGGAAGCGTTTAGACGTTTACAACAACATATCGAGAAAATCTGGAAAGATGCAGAAGCTAAAGGCGAACGCTATTTACCACATGAGTATATGTACAAAATGTTGTTGTCAGGCGTATTAGAGCAATATTACGAAATAGACTTAAAAGACTCATGGATGTATGCTGCTGCAGAAAAAAACCTACCAATAGTGTGTCCTGGTTGGGAAGATAGCACGATGGGAAATATTTTTGCGAGTTATGTTTTAAAAGGCGAACTTAAAGCAAGTACCATGAAATCTGGTATAGAATACATGACCTTTTTAGCAGATTGGTATACCGAAAATTCAGCAAAAGGTATTGGATTCTTTCAAATTGGAGGTGGTATTGCAGGAGACTTCCCAATTTGTGTTGTGCCAATGCTATACCAAGATATGGAACGTACAGACACACCATTTTGGAGTTATTTCTGTCAAATTAGTGATTCAACTACTAGTTATGGGTCGTATTCTGGAGCAGTTCCAAACGAAAAAATTACTTGGGGAAAACTAGATATTGATACACCAAAGTTTATTGTAGAAAGTGACGCAACTATTGTGGCACCATTAATTTTTGCTTATATCTTAGGTTTGTAA
- the speB gene encoding agmatinase: protein MQTKTYAGIPEELAKLEQAKVVLIPVPYDGTSTWQKGADKGPEAFLDASANMELYDIETDTEVYKQGVFLADAVSENTSPEAMVDAVHQATKKYIKKNKFVTIFGGEHSVSIGTIRAFNEMFPSLTVLQLDAHADLRKTYEGSICNHACALYEASQTTNLIQVGIRSMDAIEKTVMDEEKTYFAHEMAMDDTWMDSAVDQMTDNVFITIDLDAFDPSIMPSTGTPEPGGLLWYETLEFLKQVFEEKNVVGFDIVELCPNKIDKSSDFLAAKLYYKMLSYKFLNEVAEDDYDNTYDSTKQKNNSSKFNEDDEY, encoded by the coding sequence ATGCAAACTAAAACATATGCTGGGATTCCAGAAGAATTAGCAAAATTAGAACAAGCAAAAGTAGTTTTAATTCCAGTGCCATATGATGGTACAAGTACATGGCAAAAAGGTGCAGATAAAGGTCCTGAAGCCTTTTTAGATGCGTCTGCAAATATGGAGTTGTATGATATCGAAACAGATACCGAAGTGTACAAACAAGGTGTGTTTTTAGCAGATGCTGTTTCAGAAAACACTTCACCAGAAGCAATGGTTGATGCTGTGCACCAAGCCACAAAAAAGTATATCAAAAAAAATAAGTTTGTCACTATTTTTGGAGGTGAACATTCTGTATCTATAGGTACTATTCGTGCATTTAACGAGATGTTTCCTAGTCTAACGGTTTTACAGTTAGATGCACATGCCGATTTGCGTAAAACGTATGAAGGTTCTATTTGCAATCACGCGTGTGCGTTATATGAAGCGAGTCAGACTACCAATTTGATCCAAGTGGGAATCCGCTCTATGGATGCTATAGAAAAAACAGTTATGGACGAAGAAAAAACATACTTCGCTCATGAGATGGCAATGGATGATACTTGGATGGATAGCGCAGTAGACCAAATGACAGATAATGTATTTATAACTATAGATTTAGATGCTTTTGATCCATCTATCATGCCAAGTACAGGAACACCAGAACCTGGTGGATTATTATGGTACGAAACCTTAGAGTTTTTAAAACAAGTTTTTGAGGAAAAAAACGTCGTTGGTTTTGATATTGTAGAGCTATGTCCAAATAAAATTGATAAATCTTCAGACTTTTTAGCTGCTAAATTATACTATAAAATGCTAAGTTATAAGTTTTTAAATGAAGTAGCAGAAGACGATTACGACAATACTTACGATAGCACAAAACAAAAAAATAACAGTTCTAAATTTAACGAAGACGATGAGTACTAA
- a CDS encoding arginine decarboxylase: MNTKYIDLISQTFDFPQPEFKLEDKTLQFHDIDLMELVEAYGAPLKFTYLPQISNNIQRAKTWFNDAIKKHDYNGKYNYCYCTKSSHFKHVLNEALKNDIHIETSSAFDIDIVENLKKEGKITNETFVISNGFKREQYITNIARLINNGQKNCIPIIDNYEEIDLLSNQIDGKFKVGIRIASEEEPKFEFYTSRLGIGYKNIVPFYKNQIKDNPKVELKMLHFFINTGIRDNAYYWNELLKCLKVYTSLKKICPSLDSLNIGGGFPIKNSLAFEFDYEYMIDEIINQIKQTCDEEDVDVPNIFTEFGSFTVGESGGAIYEVLYQKQQNDREKWNMINSSFITTLPDTWAINKRFIMLAINRWNDSYERVLLGGLTCDSDDYYNSEQHMNAIYLPKYNKDKPLYIGFFNTGAYQETIGGFGGLQHCLIPSPKHILIDKDQDGNITKTVFKEQQKSEDLLKILGYAN; the protein is encoded by the coding sequence ATGAACACAAAATACATAGACTTAATCAGTCAAACCTTTGATTTTCCTCAACCAGAATTCAAGCTTGAGGATAAAACACTACAGTTTCATGACATAGATTTAATGGAGTTGGTGGAAGCGTATGGAGCGCCTTTAAAATTTACCTACTTACCACAAATATCAAATAACATTCAACGTGCAAAAACATGGTTTAATGACGCTATAAAAAAGCATGATTACAATGGAAAATACAATTATTGTTATTGCACAAAAAGCTCACATTTTAAACATGTTTTAAATGAAGCTTTAAAAAACGATATCCATATAGAAACGTCTTCTGCTTTTGATATAGATATAGTAGAAAACCTAAAAAAAGAAGGCAAAATAACTAATGAGACTTTTGTTATTAGTAATGGGTTTAAACGTGAGCAGTACATAACCAACATTGCTAGGCTTATTAATAATGGACAAAAAAACTGTATTCCTATAATAGATAACTATGAAGAAATAGATTTACTTTCAAATCAGATTGATGGTAAATTTAAAGTAGGTATCAGAATAGCTTCAGAAGAAGAACCAAAATTTGAGTTTTATACCTCAAGATTAGGCATTGGGTATAAAAATATTGTCCCTTTTTATAAAAATCAAATTAAAGACAACCCAAAAGTAGAGCTTAAAATGCTTCACTTTTTTATCAATACAGGAATTAGAGATAATGCTTACTATTGGAATGAGTTGTTAAAATGTTTGAAAGTGTACACTAGCTTAAAAAAGATTTGTCCAAGTTTAGACAGTTTAAATATCGGTGGTGGATTTCCTATAAAAAACTCGTTAGCTTTTGAGTTTGATTACGAGTATATGATAGACGAAATCATCAACCAAATCAAACAAACTTGTGACGAAGAGGACGTGGACGTCCCAAACATTTTTACTGAATTTGGAAGTTTTACGGTAGGCGAAAGTGGAGGAGCAATTTACGAGGTCTTATACCAAAAACAACAAAACGATCGTGAAAAATGGAACATGATAAACTCATCTTTTATAACAACACTTCCAGATACTTGGGCAATCAACAAGCGTTTTATCATGTTAGCAATTAACAGATGGAACGATAGTTATGAGCGTGTTTTATTAGGTGGTTTAACTTGTGATAGCGACGATTATTATAATAGCGAGCAACACATGAACGCGATTTATTTACCAAAATATAACAAAGATAAACCATTGTATATAGGCTTTTTTAACACAGGAGCTTATCAAGAAACTATAGGTGGATTTGGAGGGTTGCAACACTGTTTAATACCTAGTCCAAAACATATATTAATAGATAAAGACCAAGATGGCAACATCACAAAAACAGTATTTAAAGAACAACAAAAAAGTGAAGACTTACTTAAAATTTTAGGTTATGCAAACTAA
- a CDS encoding RNA polymerase sigma factor, which translates to MKVVTLFNNETKLIKKATQNNREAQHVLFELHAPKMLSVCRYYIKDIHHAEEAMLNGFLKVFTNLKSYRQEGSFEGWIRRIMVREAISFLRQKKSVQFVYEEYEHVDIQDETSQQYDVAQLQELIDNLPEGYKMVFVMYAIEGYKHAEIATLLNISEGTSKSQLFKARKLLQDNIKKINTKEYGTK; encoded by the coding sequence GTGAAAGTTGTTACTTTATTTAATAACGAAACTAAGCTTATAAAAAAAGCAACTCAAAATAATCGTGAGGCTCAACACGTATTATTTGAATTGCACGCACCTAAGATGCTAAGTGTTTGTCGTTATTATATAAAAGATATACATCACGCAGAAGAAGCTATGTTAAACGGTTTTTTAAAGGTGTTTACTAATTTAAAAAGTTACAGACAGGAAGGTAGTTTTGAAGGATGGATAAGACGTATTATGGTTAGAGAAGCTATTTCTTTTTTAAGACAGAAAAAAAGTGTTCAATTTGTTTATGAAGAGTATGAACATGTAGATATCCAAGACGAGACCTCTCAACAGTATGATGTTGCTCAATTACAAGAGTTAATAGATAATTTACCTGAAGGTTATAAAATGGTGTTTGTTATGTATGCGATAGAAGGTTATAAGCATGCAGAAATTGCTACACTTTTAAACATTAGTGAAGGGACATCAAAATCGCAGTTATTTAAAGCTAGAAAGCTTTTGCAAGACAATATTAAAAAAATTAATACTAAAGAATATGGCACCAAATAA
- a CDS encoding polyprenyl synthetase family protein, which yields MKITEQIKQPIAFEMELFEQKFRLSMSSKVALLNRITYYIVNRKGKQMRPMFVFLVAKMVSNGEVSERTYRGASVIELIHTATLVHDDVVDDSNKRRGFFSINALWKNKIAVLIGDFLLSKGLLLSIDNNDFDLLKIISIAVREMSEGELLQIEKARKLDITEDVYYDIIRQKTATLIAACCSLGAASVKPNSVEVESMRKFGELIGMAFQIKDDLFDYGTQRIGKPTGIDIKEQKMTLPLIYVLNNSSKKDKNWIINSIKNHNKDKKRVNQVIDFVKQNGGLDYAVSKMKSFQKEALQLLKHYPESDYKTSLELMVNYVIERKK from the coding sequence TTGAAAATAACCGAACAAATAAAACAGCCAATAGCTTTTGAAATGGAACTTTTTGAACAAAAGTTTAGACTTTCTATGTCTTCTAAAGTTGCTCTTTTAAATAGAATTACCTACTATATTGTTAACCGTAAAGGAAAACAAATGCGACCTATGTTTGTGTTTTTGGTGGCTAAAATGGTATCTAATGGCGAGGTCAGTGAGCGTACTTACAGAGGTGCATCTGTCATAGAGCTAATTCATACTGCTACCTTAGTCCATGATGATGTGGTTGACGATAGTAATAAACGTCGTGGTTTTTTCTCAATAAACGCTTTATGGAAAAATAAAATAGCGGTTTTAATTGGTGATTTTTTACTCTCTAAAGGTTTGCTGTTATCTATAGATAATAACGATTTTGACTTACTTAAAATAATCTCGATAGCTGTAAGAGAAATGAGCGAAGGCGAGTTGCTTCAAATAGAAAAAGCACGTAAATTAGATATTACAGAAGACGTGTATTATGATATCATCCGCCAAAAAACAGCAACACTAATTGCTGCGTGTTGTAGCTTAGGTGCTGCATCTGTCAAACCCAACTCGGTTGAGGTAGAAAGTATGCGTAAGTTTGGAGAATTAATAGGAATGGCGTTTCAAATTAAAGACGATTTATTTGATTACGGTACCCAACGTATTGGTAAACCAACTGGTATTGATATTAAAGAGCAAAAAATGACACTACCTCTAATTTACGTCCTTAATAACAGCTCCAAAAAAGATAAAAACTGGATAATCAACTCTATTAAAAATCATAACAAAGACAAAAAAAGAGTTAATCAAGTCATTGATTTTGTAAAGCAAAATGGAGGCTTGGATTACGCAGTTTCAAAAATGAAAAGTTTCCAAAAAGAAGCACTTCAACTACTTAAACACTACCCAGAATCTGATTATAAAACGTCTTTAGAGTTAATGGTTAATTACGTCATTGAAAGAAAAAAATAA
- a CDS encoding aryl-sulfate sulfotransferase, with protein sequence MKNYIYLLLICSLFNCSKEEEPQNFILPQPSVSLTSNIEVYNENLLENSLVLAVENGGNTSYLLNKEGERVFEWNFDTRLGNDLEIIEGGKLLGMFKVNAPEISFGGAGGTIKILNPNSSVDWQYTYASENYIAHHDVELLPNGNLLFMAWEKVEPLTAQSNGVNVTEAIYPETLIEINPDSNQIVWKWNSFDHIVQDLDSTKLNYGVINDNPNLIDINYNSVAQGGDIMHANGIDYDETEDIIYLSVNDYSEIWVIDHSTTTLEAASNTGGNYNKGGDLIYRFGNPEAYNNVGDRLFYNNHFPNLIEKEVPGKDNMLVFVNRDNNQTQSAVYELELPATFNLIPNTNNEPNIVWQFTDTEMYSKIISGAVRLPNGNTLICEGDYGFWEITAGGEIAWKYNGMGVSLWRCYNYNTEDELLDDLML encoded by the coding sequence ATGAAAAACTACATCTACTTACTCTTAATTTGCTCTTTATTTAATTGTAGCAAAGAGGAAGAACCACAAAACTTTATACTCCCTCAACCTTCAGTTTCTTTAACTTCTAACATTGAAGTGTATAATGAAAATCTGTTGGAAAATAGTTTGGTTTTAGCAGTAGAAAATGGAGGAAACACTTCTTATTTACTTAATAAAGAAGGAGAACGTGTTTTTGAATGGAATTTTGACACAAGGCTTGGTAATGATTTAGAAATTATTGAAGGTGGTAAACTTTTAGGTATGTTTAAAGTAAATGCACCAGAAATTAGTTTTGGAGGTGCTGGTGGTACAATTAAAATTTTAAACCCTAATTCCTCTGTAGATTGGCAATATACTTACGCTTCAGAAAACTACATAGCACATCATGATGTAGAGCTACTACCTAACGGAAATCTATTATTTATGGCTTGGGAAAAAGTTGAACCATTAACAGCACAATCAAATGGCGTAAATGTAACTGAAGCTATATATCCAGAAACCTTAATTGAAATTAATCCCGATAGCAATCAAATTGTTTGGAAATGGAATAGTTTTGATCATATCGTACAAGATTTAGACTCAACAAAACTTAATTATGGAGTAATCAATGATAACCCAAATCTTATAGATATAAATTATAATAGTGTAGCCCAAGGAGGAGACATCATGCATGCAAATGGTATAGATTATGACGAAACCGAAGATATTATCTACCTAAGCGTAAATGATTATAGTGAAATTTGGGTGATAGATCACAGTACTACAACACTTGAAGCAGCTTCCAATACTGGAGGCAACTATAATAAAGGAGGCGATTTAATATACAGATTTGGTAACCCAGAAGCCTATAATAATGTTGGTGATAGATTATTTTATAATAATCATTTTCCTAATTTAATAGAAAAAGAAGTCCCTGGTAAAGATAACATGTTAGTCTTTGTTAATAGAGACAATAATCAAACACAATCTGCAGTGTATGAATTAGAGCTACCAGCCACCTTTAATTTGATTCCAAATACGAATAACGAACCTAACATAGTCTGGCAATTTACAGATACAGAAATGTATTCTAAAATCATTTCTGGAGCAGTAAGATTGCCAAATGGAAATACTCTTATCTGTGAAGGTGATTATGGTTTTTGGGAAATTACAGCAGGTGGAGAGATTGCTTGGAAATATAACGGTATGGGAGTTTCGCTTTGGAGGTGTTATAATTACAACACTGAAGATGAGTTGCTTGACGACTTAATGCTGTGA
- a CDS encoding T9SS type A sorting domain-containing protein produces the protein MKKITFLIIFCLTATTWMYSQCTTITGGNYGNLVVANDGSAEQIAIDNWPNAEYSAIEGLIPGNTYTVTGTNTTSIYITIAEIDWANPMLGGTVLVHGPSSVSFTATTTDVIIHWHLDALCSTQASDNTLTTIQCTSATCSCTATSSPGAPTGPTPGNMAIDIPIDATDPANLLITPFSWVDGAGDPATSYTLSLGVTPTGDDIGSISGATNGNGINYTWDYNTTYYWKVNAINCFGSDESAVWSFTTTSCTATAAPDAVTTPTPSDGAIDVPIDATDPANLLITPFSWVDAATGDPATSYTLSLGTTPTGDDIGTIDPATNGNGIVYTWAYSTTYYWYVTGVNCVGSAPGAIYSFTTEADPALSIDEFDANTFSIYPNPAKNEISIKTDISFDSVAIYNQLGQRVLQLNSDKLIDNTINISDLNSGIFFMKIKSNDKEQTIKFIKE, from the coding sequence ATGAAAAAAATTACTTTTTTAATTATCTTTTGTTTGACCGCAACCACATGGATGTATAGTCAATGTACTACTATTACTGGTGGTAACTACGGTAATCTCGTTGTTGCTAACGATGGAAGTGCAGAACAAATTGCTATTGATAACTGGCCAAATGCAGAATATTCAGCAATTGAAGGTTTAATACCAGGAAATACGTATACAGTTACAGGTACTAACACAACTAGTATATATATTACAATCGCAGAAATTGACTGGGCAAATCCAATGCTTGGTGGTACAGTATTAGTACATGGCCCATCGTCTGTATCGTTTACTGCAACTACTACCGATGTAATAATACATTGGCATTTAGATGCTCTTTGTTCTACTCAAGCTAGTGACAACACTTTAACAACAATACAATGTACTAGTGCTACTTGTAGCTGTACAGCAACTTCATCTCCTGGTGCTCCAACCGGACCAACTCCAGGAAATATGGCTATTGATATTCCAATAGATGCCACAGATCCAGCAAACTTACTTATTACTCCTTTTTCATGGGTAGATGGAGCTGGTGATCCTGCAACTAGCTATACTTTAAGTTTAGGTGTAACTCCAACAGGAGACGATATAGGATCAATTAGTGGTGCAACTAATGGTAATGGAATTAATTATACTTGGGATTACAATACTACTTATTATTGGAAAGTTAATGCTATAAATTGCTTTGGTTCTGATGAGAGTGCTGTATGGAGTTTTACAACAACTTCATGTACTGCTACTGCTGCACCAGATGCGGTAACAACACCTACTCCTTCTGATGGAGCAATTGATGTTCCAATTGACGCAACGGATCCAGCTAATTTATTAATAACACCTTTTTCTTGGGTGGATGCAGCAACAGGTGATCCAGCAACTTCTTACACCTTAAGTCTTGGAACAACTCCAACAGGAGACGATATTGGCACAATCGATCCAGCAACTAATGGTAACGGTATTGTATATACTTGGGCTTACAGTACAACCTACTATTGGTACGTTACTGGTGTGAATTGTGTAGGTAGTGCTCCAGGTGCTATTTATAGTTTTACAACTGAAGCTGATCCCGCTCTATCTATAGATGAGTTTGATGCTAACACATTTAGTATTTATCCTAATCCTGCCAAAAATGAAATTAGTATAAAAACTGATATAAGTTTTGATTCGGTTGCGATATACAATCAATTGGGACAACGTGTATTACAATTAAATAGTGATAAATTAATAGATAATACTATTAATATTAGCGACTTAAATAGTGGTATCTTTTTCATGAAGATTAAGTCTAATGATAAAGAACAAACCATTAAATTTATTAAAGAGTAA
- the rlmN gene encoding 23S rRNA (adenine(2503)-C(2))-methyltransferase RlmN → MDIKKKDIRALTKEQLRDFFEKEGDKAFRGNQVYEWLWNKGAHTFDDMTNISKETRQMLEDNFVINHIKVDVMQRSSDGTVKNAVRLHDDLIVESVLIPTKTRTTACVSSQVGCSLDCKFCATARLKRMRNLNPDEIYDQVVAIDRESRLYFDRPLSNIVFMGMGEPLMNYNNVLKAIDKITSPEGLGMSPRRIVVSTSGVPKMIKKMADDNVKFKLAVSLHSAIDEVRTSIMPFNATFPLASLREALVYWYEKTKNRITYEYVVWEGINDKRKDVDALVQFCKFAPSKVNLIEYNPIDDGQFQQAKSEAIDMYQQVLEANNITVTVRRSRGKDIDAACGQLANKG, encoded by the coding sequence ATGGACATTAAGAAAAAAGACATACGAGCATTAACCAAAGAGCAACTTAGAGACTTTTTTGAAAAAGAAGGTGACAAAGCTTTTAGAGGCAATCAAGTTTATGAATGGTTGTGGAATAAAGGTGCGCATACTTTTGATGATATGACCAATATCTCTAAAGAGACACGTCAAATGCTAGAGGACAATTTTGTGATAAACCACATTAAAGTAGATGTCATGCAACGTAGTAGTGATGGTACTGTAAAAAATGCGGTACGATTACATGACGATTTAATTGTCGAGTCCGTTTTAATTCCAACCAAAACCAGAACAACAGCTTGTGTGTCTAGTCAAGTGGGTTGTAGTTTAGACTGTAAATTTTGTGCAACAGCACGATTAAAACGCATGCGTAATTTAAATCCAGATGAGATTTACGACCAAGTTGTTGCAATAGATAGAGAAAGCAGACTATATTTTGACAGACCGCTAAGTAATATTGTGTTTATGGGTATGGGAGAACCACTTATGAATTACAATAACGTACTTAAAGCTATAGACAAAATTACCTCACCAGAAGGGTTAGGCATGTCACCAAGACGTATTGTAGTCTCTACTTCAGGCGTACCAAAGATGATTAAAAAAATGGCAGATGATAACGTAAAGTTTAAACTAGCAGTATCGTTGCATTCTGCAATAGATGAGGTTAGAACGTCCATCATGCCATTTAATGCAACATTTCCTTTAGCATCATTGCGAGAAGCATTAGTCTATTGGTACGAAAAAACTAAAAATAGAATAACTTACGAGTATGTTGTTTGGGAAGGTATTAATGACAAACGTAAAGATGTTGATGCTTTAGTGCAGTTTTGCAAATTTGCACCTAGTAAGGTCAATCTTATTGAATATAATCCTATTGACGATGGACAGTTTCAACAAGCTAAATCTGAAGCAATTGATATGTATCAACAAGTGTTAGAAGCTAATAACATTACTGTAACCGTTAGACGTAGTCGAGGAAAAGATATAGATGCAGCTTGTGGACAGTTAGCGAATAAAGGATAA